In a genomic window of Dyadobacter fermentans DSM 18053:
- a CDS encoding type III pantothenate kinase, producing the protein MNIVVDSGNTFSKIGWFEGEKLIRYTTHLDFPELIRNIQAELPEYLFFSSVGPTQEEFQQALGASLPVIGLTPDTPLPIVKHYDTPQTLGADRIAAAAGANFLFPGEDLVVIDMGTCITYDVIDRDATFQGGLISPGVRMRFNAMHTFTKRLPLFEPEKGPELIGKSTRQAMQSGVMNGTLAEIEGIIERYRHKYPTLRVVLCGGDAAFFESSLKPPIFAVPELVLIGLNRILTYNVSLQ; encoded by the coding sequence ATGAACATTGTTGTGGATTCGGGGAACACCTTTTCGAAAATCGGATGGTTCGAAGGGGAAAAACTTATACGATATACGACGCACCTGGATTTCCCGGAATTGATCCGCAATATCCAAGCGGAGCTTCCGGAATACCTCTTCTTTTCGTCGGTCGGACCTACGCAGGAAGAGTTCCAGCAGGCGCTCGGAGCATCGCTGCCGGTGATCGGACTCACGCCCGACACGCCATTGCCGATCGTTAAGCATTACGACACCCCGCAAACGCTTGGCGCCGACCGCATTGCCGCCGCCGCGGGTGCCAATTTCCTGTTCCCGGGTGAAGACCTCGTCGTGATCGATATGGGCACCTGCATTACTTACGACGTGATCGACCGCGACGCGACGTTTCAGGGCGGGTTAATTTCTCCCGGCGTGCGGATGCGATTCAACGCCATGCATACGTTTACCAAAAGGCTCCCGCTATTCGAACCCGAAAAAGGCCCGGAACTGATCGGGAAAAGTACACGGCAAGCCATGCAAAGCGGCGTCATGAATGGTACCCTGGCCGAGATCGAAGGAATTATTGAACGTTACCGTCACAAATACCCAACTTTACGCGTAGTATTATGCGGTGGCGACGCGGCTTTTTTTGAAAGTAGCTTGAAACCACCCATCTTTGCGGTGCCGGAACTGGTTTTAATAGGATTGAACAGAATTTTAACATATAATGTCTCTTTACAGTAG
- the lptC gene encoding LPS export ABC transporter periplasmic protein LptC, with protein sequence MAICSMLFLACESKKDKIGAVYNGPLEIVNDLTLKYSEQGNMKVLVRTPKSLTYQNESRVFPDSVNISFFDSLGTVVTTLRSDSGRYDRSADVYIVKGNVRVVKSETREILTTSELSWSPGTRKVFTDKALSVKNTQTSEITNAIGMDAEQDFSRIKFRKATGVYKFTGP encoded by the coding sequence GTGGCCATCTGCTCGATGCTTTTCCTGGCGTGCGAGTCCAAAAAGGATAAGATCGGCGCTGTGTACAACGGCCCGCTTGAAATCGTCAACGATCTGACGCTCAAATACAGCGAGCAGGGCAATATGAAGGTTTTGGTAAGAACACCGAAGTCCCTCACTTACCAGAACGAAAGCCGCGTTTTCCCGGATTCCGTCAACATCAGTTTCTTCGATTCGCTGGGTACCGTCGTAACGACGCTCCGTTCCGATTCGGGCCGGTACGACCGCAGTGCGGACGTGTATATTGTGAAGGGAAATGTGCGCGTGGTGAAGTCCGAGACGCGCGAGATTTTGACCACTTCCGAACTCAGCTGGAGCCCCGGCACGAGAAAGGTGTTTACGGATAAGGCTTTGTCCGTAAAAAATACGCAGACCTCGGAAATCACCAATGCGATCGGGATGGATGCGGAGCAGGATTTTTCGCGGATCAAGTTCCGGAAAGCGACGGGCGTCTACAAATTTACGGGCCCTTAG
- a CDS encoding c-type cytochrome, with product MKLFQGNRGARALVLASAMLGLASCRNSEELKSEQYFVTGQQLFMTNCANCHQMDGKGMSNLYPPIEGSSILTDKARVACIIQYGMSDTIIVNGKKFSRPMPPNPKLTEIEIAEIVSFVSMKWGKDSVYTPIEFVHKALVECKPD from the coding sequence ATGAAACTATTCCAAGGTAACCGGGGTGCCAGGGCTCTTGTGCTCGCATCGGCCATGCTGGGCCTGGCATCCTGCCGCAATTCCGAAGAACTGAAAAGTGAGCAGTATTTCGTGACCGGGCAGCAGCTGTTCATGACGAATTGCGCCAACTGTCATCAAATGGACGGCAAGGGAATGTCCAACCTTTACCCGCCTATCGAGGGATCGTCCATCCTGACCGACAAAGCCCGCGTCGCCTGCATTATCCAGTACGGAATGAGCGACACGATTATCGTGAACGGCAAGAAATTCAGCCGGCCAATGCCTCCTAACCCGAAATTAACGGAGATCGAGATTGCGGAAATCGTAAGCTTTGTATCGATGAAATGGGGGAAGGACAGCGTTTACACGCCGATCGAATTTGTGCACAAGGCTTTGGTGGAATGCAAGCCTGACTAA